A single window of Granulibacter bethesdensis DNA harbors:
- the ureE gene encoding urease accessory protein UreE, which translates to MTEIVPIARHVRRSGEWNASHADDSVRLDYDDRHRRRRLYTTKQGRRILLDLIETTVLRDGDAIQVEDGTLIAVRAAPEPLIEITAHGPDELSRLAWHLGNRHLPAQISDNRILIRDDHVIVTMLRGLGAHVRSVIMPFDPEGGAYGEHNRHHAHAHGHPHEHTYPHDHGHDHPHTHD; encoded by the coding sequence ATGACCGAAATCGTGCCTATCGCCCGTCACGTCCGCCGCAGCGGCGAATGGAATGCCTCCCATGCCGATGACAGCGTAAGACTGGATTATGACGACCGGCATCGTCGCCGCAGGCTCTACACCACCAAACAAGGCCGCCGGATTCTGCTTGATCTGATCGAAACAACCGTACTGCGGGATGGTGACGCTATCCAGGTCGAGGATGGCACATTGATCGCCGTGAGGGCCGCACCGGAACCTCTGATCGAGATTACCGCGCATGGTCCGGACGAATTGTCACGGCTGGCCTGGCATCTCGGTAACCGTCATCTTCCAGCCCAGATCAGCGATAATCGTATTCTGATCCGTGATGATCATGTGATTGTCACTATGCTGCGGGGGTTGGGTGCGCATGTGCGTTCCGTGATCATGCCGTTCGATCCGGAAGGCGGTGCGTATGGCGAGCATAACCGGCATCACGCACATGCCCATGGTCACCCACATGAGCATACATATCCACACGATCATGGACACGATCATCCCCACACGCATGATTGA
- a CDS encoding urease accessory protein UreF — MIDDPGSSSGPTGDAALYRLLSWLSPAYPVGAYTYSHGLETAVEDGLVHHRQSLADYVATVLHDGAAAIDGPLLAASWRAAQAEDQVLLDELAVLGAAWRSSAETALETSAQGRAFCDVTQAAWPDPRFAAFCARHDESIVHPVAFGVASCWQGIPLRAALFGYLSAFAANLVSAGVRLIPLGQTDGQRAQAALLDDLQRATDHGLNTALEDAGSAAPMLDLFSIRHETQYTRLFRS; from the coding sequence ATGATTGACGATCCGGGCTCCAGCTCTGGCCCCACTGGCGATGCCGCGCTGTACCGGCTGCTGAGCTGGCTGTCTCCGGCCTATCCGGTCGGGGCCTATACTTACAGCCATGGACTTGAAACCGCCGTGGAGGATGGTCTGGTGCATCATCGGCAGAGCCTCGCCGATTATGTAGCCACCGTGCTTCATGACGGGGCGGCAGCGATTGATGGTCCACTACTCGCCGCTTCATGGCGGGCGGCTCAGGCAGAAGATCAAGTGCTGCTCGATGAACTTGCTGTGCTGGGGGCGGCATGGCGCAGCAGTGCGGAAACCGCGCTGGAAACCTCCGCACAGGGGCGGGCCTTTTGCGATGTAACGCAGGCGGCATGGCCTGATCCACGCTTTGCCGCTTTCTGCGCGCGTCATGATGAAAGCATCGTCCATCCCGTCGCCTTCGGAGTTGCCAGTTGTTGGCAGGGAATTCCGCTGCGGGCCGCTTTGTTCGGGTATCTGTCTGCCTTTGCCGCCAATCTGGTCTCCGCCGGTGTCAGACTGATTCCGCTGGGCCAGACGGATGGTCAACGGGCACAGGCTGCGTTGCTGGATGATCTTCAGCGCGCCACCGATCACGGGCTGAACACAGCACTGGAAGACGCAGGCTCGGCCGCACCGATGCTCGATCTGTTCTCTATCCGTCACGAAACGCAATATACGAGGCTGTTCCGATCATGA
- the ureG gene encoding urease accessory protein UreG: MTAHSPSDRFAHGPFRVGIGGPVGSGKTALTDRLCKTLRDSYNIAVITNDIYTREDAEFLTRSGALSPERIMGVETGGCPHTAIREDASINLAAVRDLSQRFPGLDILFIESGGDNLAATFSPELADLTLYVIDVSAGDKIPRKGGPGITRSDLLVINKIDLAPLVGANLGVMDRDARKMRGTRPFLFTNLKDQQGVQEIADFILRSGGFVTPDTI, from the coding sequence ATGACCGCCCATTCTCCTTCCGACCGCTTCGCACATGGCCCGTTCCGGGTGGGAATCGGGGGACCGGTTGGCTCCGGCAAAACCGCGCTGACAGACCGTCTTTGCAAAACTTTGCGTGATTCCTACAATATTGCTGTCATCACCAATGATATCTACACACGGGAAGATGCGGAATTTCTGACACGTTCCGGTGCCCTCTCGCCTGAACGGATCATGGGTGTGGAAACAGGCGGCTGCCCACATACTGCCATTCGTGAGGATGCTTCCATCAACCTCGCCGCGGTGCGTGATCTGAGCCAGCGTTTCCCGGGCCTCGATATCCTGTTCATCGAGAGCGGCGGCGATAATCTTGCGGCCACTTTCTCACCCGAACTGGCTGACCTCACGCTGTATGTCATCGACGTCTCGGCCGGCGATAAAATCCCCCGCAAAGGTGGCCCCGGCATTACGCGATCCGATCTGCTGGTCATCAACAAGATCGATCTCGCCCCTCTGGTGGGCGCCAATCTGGGGGTGATGGACCGTGATGCCCGCAAGATGCGTGGAACGCGCCCGTTCCTGTTCACCAATCTGAAAGATCAGCAAGGTGTGCAAGAAATCGCTGATTTCATCCTGCGAAGTGGTGGGTTTGTTACTCCGGATACCATCTGA
- a CDS encoding helix-turn-helix domain-containing protein: MQLSRLKRASFRLAYRNAERITNIALDAGYDAPDAFGRAFRKQFGQSPSTFRTKPDWQQLLETFEPLDQARSRCTQLRFTIEDITIRETDPIPVAIMTHRGDPAMIGYRSAMKHREIFRCTVNVSPCSPMLRSIRPSPTCSCRSNKSAPHNGVSR, from the coding sequence ATTCAGCTCAGTCGCTTGAAGCGGGCTTCTTTCCGACTGGCCTATCGCAATGCCGAGCGGATTACCAATATTGCGCTGGATGCCGGTTACGATGCACCGGATGCCTTCGGCAGAGCCTTCCGGAAACAGTTCGGACAATCCCCTTCCACATTCAGGACAAAGCCGGACTGGCAACAATTGCTGGAAACATTTGAACCACTCGACCAGGCCAGAAGCAGATGCACACAGCTACGTTTCACAATAGAAGATATCACCATCCGCGAAACGGACCCGATACCGGTTGCCATCATGACGCATCGCGGCGATCCGGCGATGATTGGTTACCGATCAGCAATGAAACACCGGGAGATTTTCCGCTGTACTGTCAACGTATCACCCTGTTCCCCGATGTTGCGGAGCATCAGGCCGTCACCGACTTGTTCCTGCCGCTCCAATAAATCAGCGCCGCACAATGGGGTCAGCCGTTAA
- a CDS encoding DNA recombination protein RmuC has protein sequence MMDMLALALSALALLAVVWMLLSLPSRLAAAVEQSHARGRDETEAMRRHLLDMERALSAALRDANTEAMGRIFSEVGTATGALRQDVTGSLGALRDAQGRAIGDLHAALREGLDRLRESSETRLKEIRTAVNEQLHAAVEKQMTESFARVIDQFTAVQKAMSDVQAVTAQIGDIKRLFSNVKTRGGWGEAQVRAMLDDVLPPGSYETNKRLRDDSDEVVEFAVIMPMKGDRPVYLPIDAKFPVEDYERLLAASEAGDVEAERMAVAGLTRRIKDEARKIATKYVLPPRTVEFAVLYVPTDALYAEIARVPGLIDEVGRLHRVLVLGPSVFPALLRTIHLGHVTLALEQKADQIRTLLGATKTEMERMDKVLERLAKQAGTFSNTIETARVRTRAVARTLRGVEGREPEEAERLLATGEAGTEEAEEGLF, from the coding sequence ATGATGGATATGCTGGCCCTGGCTTTATCCGCTTTGGCTTTGCTGGCGGTTGTGTGGATGCTTCTGTCTCTGCCGTCACGTCTGGCGGCGGCGGTGGAGCAATCCCATGCGCGGGGCCGTGATGAGACGGAAGCGATGCGTCGGCATCTGCTGGATATGGAACGCGCCTTGTCGGCGGCATTGCGTGATGCGAACACGGAAGCCATGGGGCGTATTTTCTCGGAGGTTGGCACCGCGACCGGCGCATTGCGTCAGGATGTCACCGGGTCTCTGGGGGCGTTGCGGGATGCACAGGGCCGCGCCATCGGTGATCTGCATGCCGCATTGAGAGAGGGGCTGGACCGGCTGCGTGAAAGCAGCGAGACCAGATTGAAGGAAATCCGCACGGCGGTGAACGAGCAGCTTCATGCTGCGGTTGAAAAGCAGATGACGGAGAGTTTCGCCCGCGTCATCGACCAGTTCACCGCAGTTCAGAAGGCGATGAGCGATGTGCAGGCAGTCACGGCGCAGATCGGTGACATCAAGCGCCTGTTCAGTAATGTGAAGACCCGTGGCGGCTGGGGGGAAGCGCAGGTGCGCGCCATGCTGGACGACGTGCTGCCGCCGGGCAGTTATGAAACCAATAAACGCCTGCGTGATGATAGTGATGAGGTGGTGGAATTCGCCGTCATCATGCCGATGAAAGGGGATCGACCGGTTTACCTGCCGATCGATGCCAAATTCCCGGTGGAGGACTATGAACGCCTGCTTGCTGCCTCGGAGGCAGGAGATGTGGAGGCGGAGCGGATGGCAGTGGCCGGTTTGACACGTCGCATCAAGGATGAGGCGCGCAAGATCGCGACGAAATATGTGCTGCCGCCGCGTACGGTGGAATTCGCCGTGCTGTATGTGCCGACGGATGCGCTGTATGCGGAAATCGCCCGTGTTCCTGGCCTGATCGACGAGGTGGGACGCCTGCATCGTGTGCTGGTGCTCGGGCCGAGTGTGTTTCCGGCTTTGCTGCGGACCATCCATCTCGGCCATGTCACGCTGGCGCTGGAACAGAAGGCCGATCAGATCAGAACGTTGCTGGGTGCAACCAAAACCGAGATGGAGCGCATGGATAAGGTGCTGGAGCGTCTGGCCAAACAGGCTGGTACCTTCAGCAACACGATTGAAACGGCCCGTGTCCGCACGCGGGCCGTCGCCCGCACCTTGCGCGGTGTCGAGGGAAGGGAACCGGAGGAAGCTGAGCGTCTGCTTGCTACGGGAGAAGCCGGAACAGAAGAGGCTGAGGAGGGCCTGTTTTAA
- a CDS encoding MFS transporter yields the protein MSKNSHSPQFATSSSQHPPSETSGGVSPWIQWVLSVCVACTVGAIYYNQPMLGAISVQFPGHPMAIGMIPTATQLGYALGLLLLVPLGDMLPRRGLILIQTLAAALALILASMVQSAAGLAVVSVLVGLGASVTQQIVPLAAALAAPSRRGAAVGMVMSGLFCGILLSRTLSGWVTDMVGWRAAFEAGAVLDLLAAVALAIMLPSLPPVTRTRYGSLLLSLGTLWRQEPVLRHAAFIQIGQFAAFSMLWSILALRLEQPPFELGAGAAGLFGILGIAGILIAPVTGRLADRRGPALMIGLGLILVLTSWGVFYAVPGIAGLAAGVVLLDLGVQATQVSNQHRIYALRPDARARINTIYMGLMFLGGAAGSMLASLVWHQGGWTPLCLLGATVTVLAISVHVTATRQQRRL from the coding sequence ATGTCAAAAAATTCGCACTCTCCGCAGTTTGCGACAAGCAGCAGCCAGCACCCCCCTTCCGAAACTTCTGGTGGCGTATCCCCCTGGATACAATGGGTTCTATCCGTCTGTGTCGCGTGCACAGTCGGGGCGATCTATTACAATCAACCGATGCTCGGGGCGATCAGCGTGCAATTCCCCGGTCATCCGATGGCCATCGGAATGATTCCAACCGCAACCCAGCTCGGCTACGCGCTGGGTTTGCTGCTGCTGGTCCCGCTGGGCGATATGCTGCCCCGGCGTGGTCTGATCCTGATCCAGACACTCGCAGCTGCACTGGCCCTGATACTGGCCAGCATGGTACAAAGTGCCGCGGGGCTTGCGGTTGTTTCCGTACTGGTCGGGTTAGGCGCTTCGGTTACCCAACAGATTGTGCCGCTGGCGGCCGCGCTGGCTGCCCCCTCTCGCCGCGGTGCAGCAGTGGGAATGGTGATGAGCGGATTGTTCTGCGGCATTCTGCTCAGCCGTACCCTGTCCGGCTGGGTCACGGATATGGTCGGCTGGCGCGCTGCTTTCGAGGCTGGAGCCGTGCTTGATCTTCTGGCGGCTGTCGCTCTGGCGATTATGCTGCCTTCTCTGCCACCGGTCACGCGCACCCGCTATGGCTCGCTGCTGCTGTCGCTTGGCACGTTATGGCGGCAGGAACCGGTACTGCGACACGCGGCCTTTATCCAGATCGGACAGTTCGCTGCCTTCAGTATGCTCTGGTCCATTCTGGCATTGCGACTGGAACAACCTCCTTTTGAACTGGGGGCGGGCGCAGCCGGATTGTTCGGTATCCTCGGCATTGCCGGTATTCTGATCGCCCCTGTGACCGGACGCCTGGCCGATCGGCGAGGGCCGGCGCTGATGATCGGGCTCGGCCTGATTCTGGTGCTGACAAGCTGGGGCGTATTCTACGCCGTACCAGGCATCGCCGGACTTGCCGCCGGCGTTGTGCTGCTGGATCTGGGCGTGCAGGCAACCCAGGTCTCCAATCAGCATCGTATTTATGCACTCCGCCCGGATGCACGTGCGCGTATCAATACGATCTATATGGGCCTGATGTTTCTGGGAGGGGCAGCCGGATCAATGCTGGCCAGCCTCGTATGGCATCAAGGGGGCTGGACGCCGCTGTGCCTGCTGGGGGCTACCGTCACTGTGCTTGCGATAAGCGTGCATGTAACGGCAACCAGACAGCAAAGGCGATTATAA
- a CDS encoding APC family permease, whose amino-acid sequence MAGQLKRDVGPWALMFTGLGSIIGSGWLFGAARAANLAGPGAIFAWLMGMGIVLLFALLGAELGTMMPESGGMVRYARYSHGSLLGFFTAWANWISIVSVIPIEAEASVQYMSSWPYPWAQHLMVNGELSGFAQLLAAGLVVVYFLLNYWGVKLFARSNSVITVFKIIIPAVTAVALMASSFHPGNVSGATSEGGMLPYGLAGVLTAIATSGIIFAFNGFQSPLNLVGEARNPARSVPFAVVGSVLLAGAIYVLLQVAYLGVVDPARIVDGWAHVTFNSPFAQLALALNLNWLALLLYLDAFVSPSGTGITYMASTTRMVHGMQRNGTAPDMLGAVHPIYGIPRGALWFNLGVSFIFLYFFRGWGALAAAISVATVISYVMIPICAMSLRRTASDMNRPVRVPGINVIGHFAFMCASLLLYWARWPLTGYIILLLVAALPIYFYYQTKNGWTGARDDVRAAQWFILYLPVMAALSWAGSDKFGGHDYLPYGWDMAIVAAISLVFSHWGVRSGWRTDALEIAAKEHAAQ is encoded by the coding sequence ATGGCCGGGCAGTTAAAACGGGATGTTGGTCCCTGGGCACTGATGTTTACCGGCCTGGGCTCGATTATCGGCTCGGGTTGGTTGTTCGGGGCCGCGAGGGCTGCCAATCTGGCAGGGCCAGGGGCCATTTTTGCCTGGTTGATGGGAATGGGAATCGTGCTGCTTTTCGCCCTGCTGGGGGCGGAGCTTGGTACGATGATGCCTGAATCCGGTGGTATGGTGCGATATGCACGGTACAGCCATGGTTCCCTGCTTGGATTTTTCACCGCCTGGGCCAACTGGATTTCCATCGTCAGCGTTATTCCTATCGAGGCTGAAGCCTCGGTTCAATATATGAGTTCATGGCCCTATCCATGGGCACAGCATCTTATGGTGAACGGGGAGCTGAGCGGATTTGCGCAGCTGCTGGCAGCGGGATTGGTCGTTGTTTATTTTCTGCTGAATTACTGGGGCGTGAAGTTGTTCGCGCGTAGCAATTCAGTCATTACCGTGTTCAAGATCATCATTCCGGCTGTAACGGCGGTGGCGCTGATGGCCTCTTCGTTTCATCCCGGCAATGTGAGCGGTGCCACTTCAGAAGGCGGTATGCTGCCTTATGGGCTGGCGGGTGTGCTGACCGCCATTGCCACATCAGGCATCATCTTCGCCTTCAACGGATTTCAAAGTCCTTTGAATCTGGTAGGAGAAGCACGTAATCCGGCGCGTAGTGTCCCGTTTGCGGTGGTCGGTTCCGTGCTGCTGGCGGGGGCAATTTATGTACTGCTTCAGGTTGCTTATCTGGGTGTTGTCGATCCGGCCAGAATCGTAGACGGATGGGCGCATGTAACGTTCAACTCACCGTTTGCGCAGCTGGCGCTGGCCCTTAATCTGAATTGGCTGGCGCTTCTGTTATATCTGGATGCATTTGTCAGCCCGAGCGGTACCGGCATCACCTATATGGCCAGTACCACGCGTATGGTTCATGGCATGCAGCGCAATGGTACGGCACCCGATATGCTGGGTGCCGTGCATCCCATCTACGGGATTCCTCGTGGAGCATTATGGTTTAATCTTGGTGTCTCCTTTATCTTCCTGTATTTCTTTCGCGGCTGGGGAGCTTTGGCGGCGGCGATCTCTGTGGCAACAGTCATCAGCTATGTCATGATTCCGATCTGTGCGATGAGCTTGCGTCGTACGGCGTCTGACATGAACCGTCCGGTGCGTGTGCCAGGAATTAATGTGATCGGCCACTTCGCTTTTATGTGTGCTTCCCTGCTTCTGTACTGGGCGCGCTGGCCGCTGACCGGGTATATTATCCTGTTGCTGGTCGCGGCCCTGCCAATTTATTTCTATTACCAGACCAAAAACGGTTGGACCGGGGCCAGAGATGATGTGAGGGCTGCACAATGGTTCATTCTGTATCTGCCGGTTATGGCGGCTCTGTCATGGGCAGGGAGTGATAAGTTCGGAGGGCATGATTATCTGCCCTATGGATGGGATATGGCGATCGTGGCAGCGATTTCGCTGGTCTTCAGCCATTGGGGAGTACGCAGTGGCTGGCGCACCGATGCTCTTGAGATCGCCGCGAAAGAACACGCTGCTCAATAA
- the glgX gene encoding glycogen debranching protein GlgX: protein MRTRISEGLPYPLGATWDGLGVNFALFSANATKVELCLFDSSGMRELQRIELPEYTDEVWHGYLPDARPGQVYAYRVHGPYAPEVGHRFNPHKLLLDPYAKAMVGDLHWDDACHGYIIGDENEDLSFDTRDSARFMPKCRVIDSAFTWGRDHPPSVPWEKTVFYETHLRGYTMRHPMVPEPLRGTFAGMSVKEVVKHIRSLGVTSIEFLPVHYFVNDRFLIEQNLSNYWGYNTISFFAPHPRYSATGAVAEFKEMVAHLHDAGLEVILDVVYNHTAEGNERGPTLSFRGIDNASYYRLAPDPRYYINDTGTGNTLNLSHPRVLQMVTDSLRYWVEEMHVDGFRFDLATILAREAYGFDEGGGFLDSCRQDPVLSRVKLVAEPWDLGPGGYQVGGFPPGWAEWNDRFRDTVRGFWKGEETASAMAARLCASADIYNRRGRKPWASVNFVTAHDGFTMQDVVTYNDKHNEANGEDNKDGHSHNRSWNCGVEGPSDDPALCALRERQKRNLMATLFLAKGTPMLLAGDEFGRTQQGNNNAYCQDNEISWVDWDIDADGHTLIAFVRTLISLRERFPILRRGRFLTGAYDEELGVQDVTWIAASGDTMEPADWENGTRCFGMLMDGRAQASGVRRAGTDTTLLVIYNAHHEEVPFHLPPCAGARRWELTFDTSQPEGAKTRAYRIGQVYAVTARSVVLFALQP from the coding sequence ATGAGAACGCGCATCAGTGAGGGTCTGCCCTATCCACTGGGAGCAACCTGGGATGGGCTGGGCGTTAATTTCGCGCTGTTTTCCGCCAATGCGACAAAAGTCGAGCTCTGCCTGTTCGATTCTTCAGGCATGCGGGAGTTACAGCGGATTGAATTGCCCGAATATACCGATGAGGTCTGGCACGGCTATTTGCCGGATGCCCGGCCAGGGCAGGTCTATGCCTATCGTGTACACGGCCCCTATGCGCCGGAAGTCGGGCACCGGTTCAATCCACACAAACTGCTGCTTGATCCTTATGCCAAGGCGATGGTGGGCGATCTGCACTGGGATGATGCCTGCCACGGCTATATCATCGGCGATGAGAATGAAGATCTTTCATTTGATACGCGTGATAGCGCACGATTCATGCCGAAATGCCGGGTGATCGATTCCGCTTTCACCTGGGGTAGAGATCATCCCCCCAGCGTGCCATGGGAAAAAACGGTTTTCTACGAAACTCATCTGCGCGGCTACACCATGCGTCATCCCATGGTGCCGGAGCCTTTGCGCGGCACTTTCGCCGGTATGTCGGTGAAGGAAGTGGTGAAGCATATCAGATCGCTCGGTGTGACCTCCATCGAGTTTCTGCCGGTTCATTACTTCGTGAATGATCGTTTCCTGATCGAACAGAATCTTTCCAATTACTGGGGCTACAACACGATCAGCTTTTTCGCACCCCATCCACGTTATTCCGCCACCGGTGCAGTGGCGGAATTCAAGGAGATGGTTGCGCATCTGCATGATGCCGGTCTCGAGGTGATTCTGGATGTTGTCTATAACCACACTGCCGAAGGAAATGAGCGGGGCCCGACCCTTTCTTTCCGCGGTATCGACAATGCCAGCTATTACCGGCTGGCCCCTGATCCACGTTACTATATCAACGATACCGGCACCGGAAACACGCTGAATCTGTCTCATCCCCGGGTGTTGCAGATGGTGACTGACAGCCTTCGCTATTGGGTGGAGGAAATGCATGTTGATGGTTTCCGCTTCGACCTCGCAACTATTCTTGCCCGTGAAGCGTATGGATTCGATGAAGGAGGCGGCTTTCTGGACAGCTGCCGGCAGGATCCTGTTCTCTCCCGCGTGAAACTGGTGGCGGAGCCGTGGGATCTGGGGCCGGGCGGCTATCAGGTCGGTGGTTTTCCGCCCGGCTGGGCCGAGTGGAACGACCGGTTTCGCGATACAGTGCGTGGTTTCTGGAAAGGGGAGGAAACAGCCTCCGCCATGGCTGCGCGGCTATGCGCTTCGGCCGATATTTATAACCGTCGTGGGCGCAAACCATGGGCCAGTGTGAATTTCGTCACTGCACATGACGGGTTTACCATGCAGGATGTCGTCACCTACAACGACAAGCATAATGAGGCGAATGGCGAGGATAACAAGGACGGCCATTCTCATAACCGTTCCTGGAATTGTGGAGTGGAGGGGCCGAGCGACGATCCGGCGCTCTGTGCATTACGGGAGCGGCAGAAGCGGAATCTGATGGCGACGCTGTTCCTTGCGAAGGGAACGCCGATGCTGCTGGCGGGCGATGAGTTTGGACGCACGCAGCAAGGCAATAACAATGCCTATTGTCAGGATAACGAGATTTCATGGGTCGACTGGGACATCGATGCGGATGGTCATACCCTGATAGCCTTTGTGCGGACGCTGATTTCCTTGCGGGAGCGGTTCCCCATCCTGCGACGCGGACGTTTTCTGACGGGTGCATATGATGAGGAACTCGGTGTTCAGGATGTCACCTGGATCGCTGCCAGTGGCGACACGATGGAACCTGCCGATTGGGAAAACGGCACACGGTGTTTCGGCATGCTCATGGACGGGCGAGCACAGGCCAGTGGTGTCAGACGGGCCGGAACGGACACCACGCTGCTGGTGATTTACAACGCCCATCATGAGGAGGTACCCTTTCATTTACCACCCTGTGCCGGGGCACGGCGATGGGAACTGACATTCGATACCAGTCAGCCGGAAGGTGCCAAAACCCGTGCCTATCGGATTGGGCAGGTTTATGCTGTCACGGCGCGATCAGTGGTTCTGTTCGCACTCCAACCCTGA
- a CDS encoding lysylphosphatidylglycerol synthase domain-containing protein, whose protein sequence is MRAKTLQRLDAKRIRQLRLLVRGKRILRRAPAFLGILLLIGAIYVVQREFRHLKVDDIKRALEEIPNRVLWISAGYTLVSYAVLTLYDRLGTIYAGRRVSYWKVSLASFCAYSLAHNLGFAAVSGAAVRYRLYAHWGLTPVQIGKVIAFCSLTFGLGGMVLGGAILLWEPESVPFFGQWLPGWGMHLLGLLMWAVVAGYVTLARMFGTFQMFGHEISLPGARMAVLQVLLATADVAVTAAIFYALLPEAEGLTYLRFLGVYLSSYTAGLAANLPGGLGVFDSAILIGLSGWLPPPQIVSAILVFRLYYYIIPLFVSGALFAGNEILLRGRKSIPPADQGQDALPAPSRWSAPDLAVGAATGAVALSGSLLLGLNFVDPNPDLSWLGIDAFDAAREAEMFFPSLLGTGLLVMAVGLAQRVRLAWGMTILLLLSGAAVSLARGEGLWVSAVLILTGLLLAPFREAFYRQARSLRDRMQAETVVPLFALVICLLMLAGFERHVSGLAGASWWSVVLSADVPNAIRASVAGAVLAGLAAIWGLIRPAHVTFQPWTPEWRMRCARMNGLSIPKADGVVLGEAAQAGIPFCRVGSLLLGLGDPTGPEADRVSAVWHLRDLASQEGRETALWGVGETYLQVYADLGLQAVPLDKDGLPLSGGQGRLEGLYLVCRAERDLQTILPALSGLMRPSHLAE, encoded by the coding sequence TTGCGCGCCAAAACACTCCAACGGCTTGACGCAAAGCGGATCCGCCAGCTGAGGCTGCTGGTTCGCGGCAAGCGGATTCTGCGGCGGGCCCCCGCTTTTCTGGGGATTTTGCTGCTGATCGGTGCGATCTATGTGGTGCAGAGGGAATTCCGCCATCTGAAGGTGGATGACATCAAACGCGCATTGGAGGAGATCCCCAATCGCGTACTGTGGATCTCCGCCGGATATACTCTGGTTTCCTATGCCGTGCTGACTTTGTACGATAGGCTCGGCACGATTTATGCCGGACGGCGGGTCAGTTACTGGAAGGTCTCTCTGGCGTCTTTCTGTGCCTATTCACTGGCGCATAATCTGGGGTTTGCGGCGGTTTCCGGCGCTGCTGTGCGATATAGGTTGTATGCGCACTGGGGCCTGACACCGGTCCAGATTGGAAAGGTCATCGCCTTTTGCAGCTTGACCTTCGGGTTAGGCGGCATGGTGCTGGGCGGGGCGATCCTGCTGTGGGAGCCGGAATCAGTCCCGTTCTTCGGCCAGTGGCTGCCGGGCTGGGGTATGCATTTGCTGGGTCTGCTCATGTGGGCGGTGGTCGCAGGCTATGTAACCCTGGCGCGCATGTTCGGTACCTTCCAGATGTTCGGTCATGAGATATCACTGCCGGGCGCACGGATGGCAGTGTTGCAGGTTCTTCTGGCAACGGCGGATGTGGCAGTGACAGCGGCTATTTTCTATGCGTTGCTGCCGGAAGCGGAGGGGCTGACCTATCTGCGTTTTCTCGGGGTCTATCTGTCATCCTACACAGCCGGGCTGGCGGCCAATCTTCCCGGAGGACTGGGCGTATTCGACAGCGCCATCCTGATCGGGTTGTCAGGCTGGCTGCCCCCGCCCCAGATCGTCAGTGCGATTCTGGTTTTTCGTCTATATTATTACATTATCCCGCTTTTCGTATCCGGCGCTCTTTTTGCAGGGAACGAGATTCTGCTGCGCGGCCGTAAATCCATTCCGCCAGCGGATCAGGGACAGGACGCGTTGCCCGCCCCATCACGCTGGAGCGCACCTGATCTGGCCGTGGGGGCTGCAACCGGGGCTGTGGCTCTGAGCGGGTCCCTGTTGCTTGGCCTTAATTTCGTCGATCCCAATCCGGATCTGTCCTGGCTCGGTATTGATGCGTTTGATGCAGCGAGGGAGGCAGAGATGTTTTTCCCTTCCCTGCTCGGAACCGGTCTGCTGGTCATGGCGGTCGGTCTGGCGCAGCGGGTGCGTCTGGCGTGGGGAATGACCATTCTGCTGCTGCTCAGCGGGGCTGCGGTCTCGCTGGCGAGGGGGGAAGGGTTGTGGGTTTCAGCCGTCCTGATTTTGACCGGATTGCTGCTGGCTCCATTCAGGGAGGCGTTTTACCGTCAGGCCCGTTCTCTTCGTGATCGGATGCAGGCCGAAACGGTGGTACCGCTTTTTGCCCTGGTGATTTGCCTGCTGATGCTGGCAGGGTTCGAGCGGCATGTGAGCGGACTGGCAGGGGCATCCTGGTGGAGTGTTGTCCTGTCGGCGGATGTACCCAATGCGATCCGTGCCAGTGTGGCCGGGGCGGTACTCGCAGGGCTTGCGGCCATATGGGGACTGATTCGTCCGGCGCATGTGACCTTTCAACCATGGACGCCCGAATGGCGGATGCGTTGTGCCCGTATGAACGGGCTCAGCATTCCCAAAGCTGATGGTGTCGTTCTGGGGGAGGCAGCGCAGGCAGGGATTCCGTTCTGTCGCGTTGGATCGCTTCTCCTCGGTTTGGGTGACCCCACAGGGCCAGAGGCAGACCGTGTCTCTGCCGTGTGGCATCTCCGCGATCTGGCGAGTCAGGAAGGGCGGGAGACTGCTTTATGGGGTGTCGGGGAGACCTACCTTCAGGTGTATGCTGATCTCGGGCTTCAAGCTGTGCCACTGGATAAGGACGGGTTGCCGCTCTCCGGGGGGCAGGGAAGGCTGGAGGGTCTCTATCTGGTGTGCAGGGCCGAGCGTGATCTGCAAACGATTCTGCCGGCTTTGTCCGGGCTGATGAGGCCTTCCCACCTGGCAGAATAA